One genomic window of Metopolophium dirhodum isolate CAU chromosome 4, ASM1992520v1, whole genome shotgun sequence includes the following:
- the LOC132943060 gene encoding transducin-like enhancer protein 4 isoform X3, protein MYAAATMNAAAVAAAARHPGPPQPGQPFKFTIGESCDRIKEEFNFLQAQYHTTKMEVEKIVQEKTEMQRHYVMYYEMSYGLNVEMHKQTEIAKRLNAIIAQIMPFLSQEHQQQVATAVERAKQVTMTELNAIIGQQMHAQQLPHAGHAPPIPMMPHPGLPGPPVTASASLLGLAGAAGSASHPLSMLGAKPTDMHRGADSDKPSSAIGLNSAEERHRSSISPAEREKFRVRSSPDIEPHKKVKKEEKDCHASDGEKSDQDLVVDDASEDPVSPLNGTASPRENGIDKLQPKKEHIGPHSPRSGTSSNASTPSTKKMEDKPSTPISKSITPTSGGSGCSGAAGSSMKPMGVKGPSLAQYPHYLAGGANPHDLQAAAAAAGAYGALHNNLPPSAALNSYPRPALVGYDPHAQMRAPLGPGLGIPGGKPAYSFHVSAEGQMQPVPFPPDALMGPGIPRHARQINTLGHGEVVCAVTISNPTKYVYTGGKGCVKVWDISQPGSKSPVSQLDCLQRDNYIRSVKLLPDGRTLIVGGEASNLSIWDLASPTPRIKAELTSSAPACYALAISPDSKVCFSCCSDGNIAVWDLHNQTLVRQFQGHTDGASCIDISSDGSKLWTGGLDNTVRSWDLREGRQLQQHDFSSQIFSLGYCPTGEWLAVGMENSNVEVLHALKPDKYQLHLHESCVLSLRFATCGKWFVSTGKDNLLNAWRTPYGASIFQSKESSSVLSCDISADDKYIVTGSGDKKATVYEVIY, encoded by the exons GGCCCACCACAGCCGGGTCAGCCGTTCAAGTTTACTATTGGCGAATCATGTGACCGGATCAAGGAAGAGTTCAATTTCCTGCAAGCTCAGTACCACAC TACCAAAATGGAAGTCGAAAAAATCGTCCAAGAAAAAACTGAAATGCAAAGGCATTATGTGATG tACTACGAGATGTCCTACGGCCTCAACGTGGAAATGCACAAACAG acggAAATTGCGAAGCGTTTGAACGCCATCATCGCACAAATAATGCCTTTTCTCTCGCAAGAG CACCAACAGCAAGTAGCCACGGCTGTAGAAAGAGCGAAACAAGTGACCATGACCGAACTCAACGCCATCATAGgg CAACAAATGCACGCGCAGCAGCTACCGCACGCGGGTCATGCGCCGCCCATACCAATGATGCCTCATCCCGGACTTCCGGGACCACCGGTAACCGCGTCCGCCAGCCTGCTGGGCTTGGCCGGTGCCGCCGGTTCCGCGTCTCATCCGTTGTCCATGCTGGGCGCCAAACCGACTGATATGCACAGGGGTGCCGATTCTGACAAGCCTTCGTCCGCCATCG GATTAAATTCAGCTGAAGAAAGACAC AGGAGTTCTATATCACCTGCGGAAAGGGAGAAATTTCGCGTCAGGAGCTCACCGGATATTGAACCGcacaaaaaagtgaaaaaagaagaaaaagatTGTCAC GCGAGCGATGGTGAAAAAAGCGATCAAGACTTGGTAGTCGACGATGCCAGTGAg GACCCCGTCTCGCCGCTTAATGGTACAGCCTCGCCCAGAGAAAACGGAATTGACAAGTTACAACCCAAAAAGGAACACATTGGACCACACAG CCCGCGGAGCGGGACTTCGTCCAACGCCAGCACTCCGTCCACCAAGAAGATGGAAGATAAACCCAGCACGCCGATATCCAAGTCCATCACACCGACGAGCGGCGGCAGCGGTTGTAGTGGAGCTGCGGGCTCCTCGATGAAACCTATGGGAGTCAAAGGACCTTCGCTAG CCCAATACCCACATTATCTGGCCGGGGGTGCAAATCCGCACGATCTTCAAGCGGCCGCGGCTGCTGCAGGCGCTTACGGTGCCCTTCACAACAATTTGCCTCCATCGGCTGCATTAAACAGTTACCCCAGGCCGGCGTTG GTCGGTTACGATCCTCACGCACAAATGAGAGCACCCCTCGGACCTGGGCTGGGAATTCCCGGCGGAAAACC AGCCTATTCGTTTCACGTGAGCGCTGAAGGACAAATGCAACCGGTGCCCTTTCCACCTGACGCACTGATGGGTCCCGGCATCCCGAGACACGCCCGTCAAATCAACACTCTCGGGCACGGCGAAGTCGTATGTGCCGTGACCATCAGCAACCCTACCAAGTACGTTTACACCGGCGGCAAAGGCTGCGTCAAGGTGTGGGACATCAGTCAACCCGGGTCCAAGTCACCTGTATCTCAACTAGACTGTTtg CAACGTGATAACTATATAAGATCTGTAAAACTATTGCCAGACGGCCGAACGCTCATCGTCGGTGGAGAAGCCAGCAATTTGAGCATATGGGATCTGGCCTCGCCCACGCCAAGAATAAAAGCCGAGCTTACGTCCAGCGCCCCAGCGTGCTACGCACTGGCCATCAGTCCGGATTCTAAG GTGTGCTTCAGCTGTTGTTCAGACGGCAACATAGCCGTGTGGGATTTACATAACCAGACGTTGGTTAGACAGTTCCAAGGGCACACGGACGGAGCGTCGTGCATAGACATCTCTTCAGACGGTTCAAAACTATGGACCGGTGGTCTGGACAACACCGTCCGCTCTTGGGACCTGAGAGAAGGCCGACAGCTACAGCAACACGATTTCTCATCACAG ATATTCTCTTTGGGTTATTGTCCGACCGGCGAATGGTTGGCCGTCGGCATGGAGAACTCCAACGTCGAAGTGTTGCACGCCCTCAAACCTGACAAGTACCAACTGCATCTGCACGAGTCGTGTGTGCTGTCCTTGCGCTTTGCGACGTGCGGTAAATGGTTTGTGTCGACAGGCAAAGACAATTTGCTAAACGCGTGGCGCACACCGTATGGCGCTTCCATATTCCAA TCTAAAGAATCTTCTTCAGTGTTGAGCTGTGACATATCGGCCGACGATAAATATATCGTGACTGGTTCCGGAGATAAGAAAGCAACTGTTTACGAAGTTATATACTAG